One Xenopus tropicalis strain Nigerian chromosome 8, UCB_Xtro_10.0, whole genome shotgun sequence genomic window carries:
- the LOC116406726 gene encoding WAP four-disulfide core domain protein 2-like has protein sequence MRVHPLYAFLLLTVIVIWLDCTAAKSGCPSIPANAHCRGHHDSNKCRKDNDCKSWQRCCYNGCYWDCADVPHDGCPSIPANARCWGHHDSNKCRKDNDCKSWQKCCYNGCYWDCENVPHGGPPPHHPPPDHHPGH, from the exons ATGAGAGTCCACCCTCTGTACGCCTTCCTTCTACTCACTGTGATAGTGATATGGCTAGACTGCACGGCAGCAAAAA GTGGATGCCCTTCAATCCCTGCAAACGCTCACTGTCGGGGCCATCATGATTCAAACAAATGTAGAAAAGACAATGACTGCAAATCTTGGCAAAGGTGCTGCTATAATGGGTGCTACTGGGACTGTGCAGATGTCCCTCATG ATGGATGCCCTTCAATCCCTGCAAACGCTCGCTGCTGGGGCCATCATGATTCCAACAAATGTAGAAAAGACAATGACTGCAAATCTTGGCAAAAGTGCTGCTATAATGGGTGCTACTGGGACTGTGAAAATGTCCCTCATG GTGGCCCCCCTCCACACCATCCACCACCAGACCATCATCCTGGACATTAA